The Sphingomonas sp. HF-S4 sequence ATGGACGCGGCGCGCGGCACACGGTGGAAGGCGAGGGCGTGGTCGGCGAGCAGCCGATGATCGAGCCGGGGGCGAGCTTCGACTATGTCTCGGGTTGCCCGCTCTCGACGCCGACGGGCAACATGCAGGGCAGCTATCACATGATCGGCGAGGACGGCGCGGCGTTCGACGTGGCGATCCCGAAATTCGCGCTGCTCGCGCCGGCGGTGGCGGGATGAAGATGCTGAGTGCCCATGTTCCCCTTCCGCTTGCGGGAGGGGTTAGGGGAGGGGCTGTCCTCCTCGATCTCGTTTGCGGTTCGCATGCCCTCCCCCGACCCCTCCCGCAAGCGGAAGGGGAGCGCATGTTGCGAGGGCTGGGACAATGAAGCGGACCCATCTCCCCCTCAACGGCCTGCGCGTGCTCGACGCCGCGGCACGGCACCTGTCGTTCACTCGCGCCGCCGACGAACTGGCGGTCACCCCCGCCGCGGTCGGCCAGCAAATCCGTGCGCTCGAGGATACGCTGGGCGTCGTGCTGTTTCGACGCACGACCAAGGGGCTCGAACTGACGCCCGAGGCCGAGGCGGGGCTCGCCGCGCTGCGGGCCGGATTTCTCCAGTTCGAGGAATCGGTGCGGGCGATGCAGGCGGGGCAGTCGTCCAAGTCGCTGACCATCGCCGCGCCGCGCGACCTCAGCGCGAAATGGCTGATGCCCAAGCTCGCCGAGATCGCGCGCAGCGATGGCGAACTGCGCTTCATGCTGGTGCCGGCCGACGAGGCGATCGACTTCACCGAGGCTAATCTCGACCTGGCGATCCGCTGGGGCGAGGGTCCGGGCGAGCATGAGGGCGAGGCGCTGGAGAGCGACGGGATGGTCACCGTCGAGCGACCGGGCGGCGGCATCGACACGCCGATCGCCTGGGCCGGATGCCTGGCCGAGGACGCCGGGTCGCTGGTCCGCGTCGCCGATGCCGGGCTGGCG is a genomic window containing:
- the apaG gene encoding Co2+/Mg2+ efflux protein ApaG codes for the protein MKALFTGEAETRGIVVRVSVSYLPEQSEPQRGRWFWAYHIRIENSGPFTVQLLTRHWVITDGRGARHTVEGEGVVGEQPMIEPGASFDYVSGCPLSTPTGNMQGSYHMIGEDGAAFDVAIPKFALLAPAVAG
- a CDS encoding LysR family transcriptional regulator; the encoded protein is MKRTHLPLNGLRVLDAAARHLSFTRAADELAVTPAAVGQQIRALEDTLGVVLFRRTTKGLELTPEAEAGLAALRAGFLQFEESVRAMQAGQSSKSLTIAAPRDLSAKWLMPKLAEIARSDGELRFMLVPADEAIDFTEANLDLAIRWGEGPGEHEGEALESDGMVTVERPGGGIDTPIAWAGCLAEDAGSLVRVADAGLALDAAAEGLGRATVPELIARADLAAGRVVAVGEPKASRLGYWLVAPLPQWRQKKVKTLVEALGE